The following coding sequences are from one Streptococcus sp. NPS 308 window:
- a CDS encoding DNA-directed RNA polymerase subunit alpha, which translates to MIEFEKPNITKIDENKDYGKFVIEPLERGYGTTLGNSLRRVLLASLPGAAVTSINIEGVLHEFDTVPGVREDVMQIILNIKGIAVKSYVEDEKIIELDVEGPAEITAGDILTDSDIEIVNPDHYLFTIGEGSSLKATMTVNSGRGYVPADENKKDNAPVGTLAVDSIYTPVTKVNYQVEPARVGSNDGFDKLTLEILTNGTIIPEDALGLSARILTEHLDLFTNLTEIAKSTEVMKEADTESDDRILDRTIEELDLSVRSYNCLKRAGINTVHDLTEKSEAEMMKVRNLGRKSLEEVKLKLIDLGLGLKDK; encoded by the coding sequence ATGATTGAGTTTGAAAAACCAAATATAACAAAAATTGATGAAAATAAAGATTATGGCAAGTTTGTAATCGAACCACTTGAACGTGGCTACGGTACAACTCTTGGTAACTCTCTTCGTCGTGTACTACTAGCTTCTCTACCAGGAGCAGCAGTGACATCTATCAACATTGAAGGTGTCTTGCATGAGTTCGACACAGTTCCAGGTGTTCGTGAAGACGTGATGCAAATCATTCTGAACATTAAAGGGATTGCAGTGAAATCATACGTTGAAGACGAAAAAATCATTGAACTTGATGTTGAAGGTCCTGCTGAAATTACAGCTGGAGACATTTTGACTGACAGTGATATTGAAATTGTAAATCCAGATCATTATCTCTTTACAATCGGTGAAGGTTCTTCTCTAAAAGCGACAATGACTGTTAACAGTGGTCGTGGATATGTACCTGCTGATGAAAACAAAAAAGATAATGCACCAGTTGGAACACTTGCTGTAGATTCTATTTATACACCAGTTACAAAAGTCAACTATCAAGTAGAGCCTGCTCGTGTAGGTAGCAATGATGGATTTGACAAATTAACCCTTGAAATCTTGACTAATGGAACAATTATTCCTGAAGATGCTTTAGGGCTTTCAGCACGTATCTTGACAGAACATCTTGATTTGTTTACAAATCTTACTGAGATTGCTAAGTCAACTGAAGTGATGAAAGAAGCTGATACTGAATCTGACGATCGTATTTTGGATCGGACGATTGAGGAACTGGACTTGTCTGTGCGTTCATACAATTGTTTGAAACGTGCCGGTATCAATACTGTGCATGATTTGACAGAAAAATCTGAAGCAGAGATGATGAAAGTACGAAATCTTGGACGCAAGAGTTTGGAAGAAGTGAAACTCAAACTCATTGACTTGGGTCTTGGATTAAAAGATAAATAA
- the rpsK gene encoding 30S ribosomal protein S11, whose protein sequence is MAKPTRKRRVKKNIESGIAHIHATFNNTIVMITDVHGNAIAWSSAGALGFKGSRKSTPFAAQMASEAAAKSAQEHGLKSVEVTVKGPGSGRESAIRALAAAGLEVTAIRDVTPVPHNGARPPKRRRV, encoded by the coding sequence TTGGCTAAACCAACACGTAAACGTCGTGTGAAAAAGAATATCGAATCTGGTATTGCTCATATTCACGCTACATTTAATAACACTATTGTTATGATTACTGATGTGCATGGTAATGCAATTGCTTGGTCATCAGCTGGTGCTCTTGGTTTCAAAGGTTCTCGTAAATCTACACCATTCGCTGCTCAAATGGCTTCAGAAGCTGCTGCTAAATCTGCACAAGAACACGGTCTTAAATCAGTTGAAGTTACTGTAAAAGGTCCAGGTTCTGGTCGTGAGTCAGCTATTCGTGCGCTTGCTGCCGCTGGTCTTGAAGTAACAGCAATTCGTGATGTGACTCCAGTGCCACACAATGGTGCTCGTCCTCCAAAACGTCGCCGTGTATAA
- the rpsM gene encoding 30S ribosomal protein S13 has product MARIAGVDIPNDKRVVISLTYVYGIGLATSKKILAAAGISEDVRVRDLTSDQEDAIRREVDAIKVEGDLRREVNLNIKRLMEIGSYRGIRHRRGLPVRGQNTKNNARTRKGKAVAIAGKKK; this is encoded by the coding sequence ATGGCTCGTATTGCTGGAGTTGACATTCCAAATGACAAACGCGTAGTAATCTCATTGACTTACGTTTATGGTATCGGACTTGCAACATCTAAGAAAATTTTGGCTGCTGCTGGAATCTCAGAAGATGTTCGTGTACGTGACCTTACATCAGATCAAGAAGATGCTATCCGTCGTGAAGTGGATGCAATCAAAGTTGAAGGTGACCTCCGTCGTGAAGTAAACTTGAACATCAAACGTTTGATGGAAATCGGTTCTTACCGTGGTATTCGTCACCGTCGTGGACTTCCTGTCCGTGGACAAAACACTAAAAACAACGCTCGCACTCGTAAAGGTAAAGCTGTTGCGATTGCTGGTAAGAAAAAATAA
- the rpmJ gene encoding 50S ribosomal protein L36, producing the protein MKVRPSVKPICEYCKVIRRNGRVMVICPANPKHKQRQG; encoded by the coding sequence ATGAAAGTAAGACCATCGGTCAAACCAATTTGCGAATACTGTAAAGTAATTCGTCGTAATGGTCGTGTTATGGTAATTTGCCCAGCAAATCCAAAACACAAACAACGTCAAGGATAA
- the infA gene encoding translation initiation factor IF-1 — translation MAKDDVIEVEGKVVDTMPNAMFTVELENGHQILATVSGKIRKNYIRILAGDRVTVEMSPYDLTRGRITYRFK, via the coding sequence GTGGCAAAAGACGATGTGATTGAAGTTGAAGGCAAAGTAGTCGATACAATGCCTAACGCAATGTTTACGGTTGAACTTGAAAATGGACATCAGATTTTAGCAACAGTTTCTGGTAAAATTCGTAAAAACTATATTCGTATTTTAGCGGGAGATCGTGTTACTGTCGAGATGAGTCCATATGACTTGACACGTGGACGTATCACTTACCGCTTTAAATAA
- a CDS encoding adenylate kinase, which translates to MNLLIMGLPGAGKGTQAAKIVEQFHVAHISTGDMFRAAMANQTEMGVLAKSYIDKGELVPDEVTNGIVKERLSQDDIKETGFLLDGYPRTIEQAHALDKTLAELGIELEGVINIEVNPDCLLERLSGRIIHRETGETFHKVFNPPVDYKEEDYYQREDDKPETVKRRLDVNIAQGEPIIAHYRTKGLVHDIEGNQDINDVFKDIEKVLTNLK; encoded by the coding sequence ATGAATCTTTTGATTATGGGCTTACCTGGAGCAGGTAAGGGAACGCAAGCAGCTAAAATTGTGGAGCAATTCCACGTGGCACACATTTCAACTGGAGATATGTTCCGTGCTGCTATGGCTAATCAAACTGAAATGGGTGTACTTGCCAAGTCATACATCGACAAAGGTGAGTTGGTTCCAGATGAAGTTACAAATGGAATTGTTAAAGAACGCCTTTCTCAGGACGACATCAAAGAAACAGGTTTCTTGTTGGATGGTTACCCACGTACGATTGAACAAGCGCATGCCTTGGACAAAACATTGGCTGAACTTGGTATCGAACTGGAAGGTGTGATTAACATCGAAGTGAACCCAGACTGTCTCTTAGAACGTTTGAGCGGCCGTATCATCCATCGCGAAACAGGTGAAACCTTCCACAAAGTTTTCAACCCACCAGTTGACTACAAAGAAGAAGATTACTACCAACGCGAAGATGATAAACCTGAGACAGTTAAGCGTCGGTTGGATGTTAATATCGCACAAGGTGAACCAATCATTGCTCACTACCGTACCAAAGGTTTGGTCCACGATATCGAAGGAAATCAAGATATCAATGATGTGTTCAAAGACATCGAAAAAGTATTGACAAATTTGAAATAA
- the secY gene encoding preprotein translocase subunit SecY — protein MFFKLLKEALKVKQVRSKILFTIFIILVFRIGTSITVPGVNAKSLEALSGLSFLNMLSLVSGNAMKNFSVFALGVSPYITASIVVQLLQMDILPKFVEWGKQGEVGRRKLNQATRYIALVLAFVQSIGITAGFNTLSGAKLLTTALTPQVFVTIGIILTAGSMIVTWLGEQITDKGYGNGVSMIIFAGIVASIPEMIKGIYVDYFVNIPSSRLTSSIIFVVILIIAVLLIVYFTTYVQQAEYKIPIQYTKVAQGAPSSSYLPLKVNPAGVIPVIFASSITAAPAAILQFLSATGHDWAWVRTAQEMLSTTSPTGVAMYALLIILFTFFYTFVQINPEKAAENLQKSGAYIHGVRPGKGTEEFMSKLLRRLATVGSIFLGVISILPIVAKDVFGLSEAVAFGGTSLLIIISTGIEGIKQLEGYLLKRKYVGFMDKTE, from the coding sequence ATGTTTTTTAAATTATTAAAAGAAGCGCTCAAGGTTAAACAAGTTCGATCAAAAATTCTCTTTACGATTTTTATCATTCTTGTTTTTCGTATTGGGACAAGTATCACTGTTCCAGGTGTGAATGCAAAAAGTTTAGAAGCTCTCAGTGGTTTATCTTTCTTGAACATGCTTAGTCTTGTTTCAGGGAATGCCATGAAGAACTTCTCCGTTTTTGCACTCGGTGTAAGTCCGTATATCACTGCTTCCATCGTTGTTCAATTGCTACAAATGGATATTTTACCGAAGTTTGTAGAATGGGGCAAACAAGGGGAAGTGGGACGGAGAAAACTAAACCAAGCTACTCGATATATTGCACTTGTTCTTGCATTCGTTCAATCTATCGGGATCACAGCAGGGTTTAATACTCTATCTGGAGCAAAATTATTAACGACAGCTTTAACTCCACAAGTCTTTGTTACTATTGGTATTATCCTCACAGCAGGTAGTATGATTGTAACGTGGCTCGGGGAACAAATTACAGATAAGGGATACGGAAACGGTGTTTCTATGATCATCTTCGCAGGTATTGTCGCTTCAATCCCTGAGATGATTAAAGGCATCTATGTTGACTACTTCGTCAATATCCCAAGTAGCCGTTTGACTTCATCTATTATCTTTGTCGTTATTTTGATTATCGCTGTCTTGTTGATTGTTTACTTTACAACCTATGTTCAACAGGCAGAATATAAAATTCCAATCCAATATACAAAAGTTGCTCAAGGAGCCCCATCAAGCTCATACCTTCCATTGAAGGTAAACCCAGCGGGGGTTATCCCAGTTATCTTTGCAAGTTCCATTACAGCAGCGCCTGCAGCCATTCTTCAGTTTTTGAGTGCTACAGGTCATGATTGGGCTTGGGTACGTACAGCACAGGAAATGTTATCTACAACATCTCCGACAGGTGTTGCTATGTATGCCTTGCTCATCATTCTCTTTACGTTCTTCTATACATTTGTACAGATCAATCCAGAGAAAGCAGCAGAAAACTTGCAAAAGAGTGGAGCCTACATTCATGGGGTCCGTCCTGGTAAGGGGACTGAAGAATTCATGTCGAAACTTCTTCGTCGCCTTGCAACAGTCGGATCAATCTTCCTTGGTGTGATCTCAATCTTGCCGATTGTGGCAAAAGATGTCTTTGGCCTTTCAGAAGCTGTTGCTTTTGGGGGAACTAGTCTTTTGATCATTATCTCGACCGGTATCGAAGGAATCAAACAACTTGAAGGTTACCTATTGAAACGTAAGTATGTTGGTTTCATGGACAAAACAGAATAA
- the rplO gene encoding 50S ribosomal protein L15, whose protein sequence is MKLHELKPAEGSRKVRNRVGRGTSSGNGKTSGRGQKGQKARSGGGVRLGFEGGQTPLFRRLPKRGFTNINAKEYAIVNLDQLNVFEDGAEVTPVVLIEAGIVKAEKSGVKILGNGELTKKLTVKAAKFSKSAEEAITAKGGSVEVI, encoded by the coding sequence ATGAAACTTCATGAATTGAAACCTGCAGAAGGTTCTCGTAAAGTACGTAACCGTGTTGGTCGTGGTACTTCATCTGGTAACGGTAAAACATCTGGTCGCGGTCAAAAAGGTCAAAAAGCTCGTAGCGGTGGCGGAGTTCGCCTTGGTTTTGAAGGTGGACAAACTCCATTGTTCCGTCGTCTTCCAAAACGTGGATTCACTAACATCAACGCTAAAGAATACGCAATTGTAAACCTTGACCAATTGAACGTCTTTGAAGACGGTGCAGAAGTAACTCCAGTTGTGCTTATCGAAGCAGGAATTGTGAAAGCTGAAAAATCAGGAGTTAAAATTCTTGGTAACGGTGAGTTGACTAAGAAATTGACTGTGAAAGCAGCTAAATTCTCTAAATCAGCTGAGGAAGCTATCACTGCTAAAGGTGGTTCTGTAGAAGTCATCTAA
- the rpmD gene encoding 50S ribosomal protein L30 — translation MAQIKITLTKSPIGRIPSQRKTVVALGLGKLNSSVIKEDNAAIRGMITAVSHLVTVEEVN, via the coding sequence ATGGCTCAAATTAAAATTACTTTGACTAAGTCTCCAATCGGACGCATTCCATCACAACGTAAAACTGTTGTAGCACTTGGACTTGGCAAATTGAACAGCTCTGTTATCAAAGAAGACAACGCTGCTATCCGTGGTATGATCACTGCAGTATCTCACTTGGTAACAGTTGAAGAAGTAAACTAA
- the rpsE gene encoding 30S ribosomal protein S5, with protein sequence MAFKDNAVELEERVVAVNRVTKVVKGGRRLRFAALVVVGDHNGRVGFGTGKAQEVPEAIRKAVEDAKKNLIEVPMVGTTIPHEVLSEFGGAKVLLKPAVEGSGVAAGGAVRAVVELAGVADITSKSLGSNTPINIVRATVEGLKQLKRAEEVAALRGISVSDLA encoded by the coding sequence ATGGCATTTAAAGACAATGCAGTTGAATTAGAAGAACGCGTAGTTGCTGTCAACCGTGTTACAAAAGTTGTTAAAGGTGGACGTCGTCTTCGTTTCGCAGCTCTTGTTGTTGTTGGTGACCACAACGGTCGCGTAGGATTTGGTACTGGTAAAGCTCAAGAAGTTCCAGAAGCAATCCGCAAAGCAGTAGAAGATGCTAAGAAAAACTTGATTGAAGTTCCTATGGTTGGAACAACAATCCCACACGAAGTTCTTTCAGAATTCGGTGGAGCTAAAGTATTGTTGAAACCTGCTGTAGAAGGTTCTGGAGTTGCCGCTGGTGGTGCAGTTCGTGCCGTTGTGGAATTGGCAGGTGTGGCAGATATTACATCTAAATCACTTGGTTCTAACACTCCAATCAACATTGTTCGCGCAACTGTTGAAGGTTTGAAACAATTGAAACGCGCTGAAGAAGTTGCTGCCCTTCGTGGTATTTCAGTTTCTGATTTGGCATAA
- the rplR gene encoding 50S ribosomal protein L18 codes for MISKPDKNKLRQKRHRRVRGKLSGTADRPRLNVFRSNTGIYAQVIDDVAGVTLASASTLDKEVSKGTKTEQAVAVGKLVAERANAKGISEVVFDRGGYLYHGRVKALADAARENGLKF; via the coding sequence GTGATTTCTAAACCAGATAAAAACAAACTCCGCCAAAAACGCCACCGTCGCGTTCGCGGAAAACTCTCTGGAACTGCTGATCGCCCACGTTTGAACGTATTCCGTTCTAATACAGGCATCTACGCTCAAGTGATTGATGACGTAGCGGGTGTAACGCTCGCAAGTGCTTCAACTCTTGACAAAGAAGTTTCAAAAGGAACTAAAACTGAACAAGCCGTTGCTGTCGGTAAACTCGTTGCAGAACGTGCAAACGCTAAAGGTATTTCAGAAGTGGTGTTCGACCGCGGTGGATATCTATATCACGGACGTGTGAAAGCTTTGGCTGATGCAGCTCGTGAAAACGGATTGAAATTCTAA
- the rplF gene encoding 50S ribosomal protein L6, translating to MSRIGNKVIVLPAGVEITNNDNVVTVKGPKGELTREFSKDIEIRVEGTEVTLHRPNDSKEMKTIHGTTRALLNNMVVGVSEGFKKVLEMRGVGYRAQLQGNKLVLAVGKSHPDEVEAPEGITFELPNPTTIAISGISKEVVGQTAAYVRSLRSPEPYKGKGIRYVGEYVRLKEGKTGK from the coding sequence ATGTCACGTATTGGTAATAAAGTTATCGTGTTGCCTGCTGGTGTTGAAATCACTAACAATGACAACGTTGTAACTGTAAAAGGACCTAAGGGAGAACTTACTCGTGAGTTCTCAAAAGATATTGAAATTCGTGTGGAAGGTACTGAAGTAACTCTTCACCGTCCAAATGATTCAAAAGAAATGAAAACAATCCACGGAACTACTCGTGCCCTTTTGAACAACATGGTTGTTGGTGTATCAGAAGGATTCAAGAAAGTACTTGAAATGCGTGGGGTTGGTTACCGTGCACAACTTCAAGGAAACAAACTTGTTTTGGCTGTAGGTAAATCTCATCCAGACGAAGTTGAAGCTCCAGAAGGAATTACTTTTGAACTTCCAAACCCAACAACAATTGCTATCAGCGGAATTTCAAAAGAAGTAGTTGGTCAAACAGCTGCTTACGTACGTAGCCTTCGCTCACCTGAACCATATAAAGGTAAAGGTATCCGTTACGTTGGCGAATACGTTCGTCTTAAAGAAGGTAAAACAGGTAAATAA
- the rpsH gene encoding 30S ribosomal protein S8, which yields MVMTDPIADFLTRIRNANQAKHEVLEVPASNIKKGIAEILKREGFVKNVEIIEDDKQGIIRVFLKYGPNGEKVITNLKRVSKPGLRVYKKREDLPKVLNGLGIAILSTSEGLLTDKEARQKNVGGEVIAYVW from the coding sequence ATGGTTATGACTGACCCAATCGCAGACTTCCTAACTCGTATTCGTAACGCTAACCAAGCAAAACACGAAGTACTTGAAGTACCTGCATCAAACATCAAAAAAGGGATTGCTGAAATCCTTAAACGCGAAGGTTTTGTAAAGAACGTTGAAATCATCGAAGATGACAAACAAGGCATCATCCGTGTATTCCTTAAATACGGACCAAACGGTGAAAAAGTTATCACTAACTTGAAACGTGTTTCTAAACCAGGACTTCGTGTCTACAAAAAACGTGAAGATCTTCCAAAAGTTCTTAACGGACTTGGAATTGCTATCCTTTCAACTTCTGAAGGTTTGCTTACTGATAAAGAAGCTCGCCAAAAGAACGTTGGTGGAGAAGTTATCGCTTACGTTTGGTAA
- a CDS encoding type Z 30S ribosomal protein S14 codes for MAKKSMIAKNKRPAKFSTQAYTRCEKCGRPHSVYRKFKLCRVCFRELAYKGQIPGVTKASW; via the coding sequence ATGGCTAAAAAATCAATGATTGCTAAGAACAAACGTCCAGCGAAGTTCTCTACTCAAGCTTATACTCGTTGTGAAAAATGTGGTCGTCCACATTCAGTTTACCGCAAATTTAAACTTTGCCGTGTTTGCTTCCGTGAATTAGCTTACAAAGGACAAATTCCTGGTGTAACAAAAGCATCTTGGTAA
- the rplE gene encoding 50S ribosomal protein L5, with protein sequence MANRLKEKYLNEVVPALTEQFNYSSVMAVPKVDKIVLNMGVGEAVSNAKSLEKAAEELALISGQKPLITKAKKSIAGFRLREGVAIGAKVTLRGERMYEFLDKLVSVSLPRVRDFHGVPTKSFDGRGNYTLGVKEQLIFPEINFDDVDKTRGLDIVIVTTANTDEESRALLTGLGMPFAK encoded by the coding sequence ATGGCAAATCGTTTAAAAGAAAAATATCTTAATGAAGTAGTTCCTGCTTTGACAGAACAATTCAACTACTCATCAGTGATGGCTGTGCCTAAAGTAGATAAGATCGTTTTGAACATGGGTGTTGGTGAAGCTGTATCAAACGCTAAAAGCCTTGAAAAAGCTGCTGAAGAATTGGCGCTTATCTCAGGTCAAAAACCACTTATCACTAAAGCTAAAAAATCAATCGCCGGCTTCCGTCTTCGTGAAGGTGTAGCGATCGGTGCAAAAGTTACCCTTCGTGGTGAACGTATGTACGAATTCTTGGACAAATTGGTTTCAGTTTCACTTCCACGTGTACGTGACTTCCACGGTGTTCCAACAAAATCATTTGATGGACGCGGAAACTACACACTTGGTGTGAAAGAACAATTGATCTTCCCAGAAATCAACTTCGATGACGTTGACAAAACTCGTGGTCTTGACATCGTTATCGTAACAACTGCTAACACTGACGAAGAGTCACGTGCATTGCTTACAGGCCTTGGAATGCCTTTTGCAAAATAA
- the rplX gene encoding 50S ribosomal protein L24, with amino-acid sequence MFVKKGDKVRVIAGKDKGTEAVVLTALPKVNKVIVEGVNIVKKHQRPTNELPQGGIIEKEAAIHVSNVQVLDKNGVAGRVGYKFVDGKKVRYNKKSGEVLD; translated from the coding sequence ATGTTTGTAAAAAAAGGCGACAAAGTTCGCGTAATCGCTGGTAAAGATAAGGGAACAGAAGCTGTTGTCCTTACTGCCCTTCCAAAAGTAAACAAAGTTATCGTTGAAGGTGTGAATATCGTTAAGAAACACCAACGTCCAACTAACGAACTTCCTCAAGGTGGTATCATCGAGAAAGAAGCAGCTATCCACGTATCAAACGTTCAAGTTTTGGATAAAAACGGTGTAGCTGGTCGTGTTGGTTACAAATTTGTAGACGGTAAAAAAGTTCGCTACAACAAAAAATCAGGCGAAGTGCTTGATTAA
- the rplN gene encoding 50S ribosomal protein L14, which produces MIQTETRLKVADNSGAREILTIKVLGGSGRKFANIGDVIVASVKQATPGGAVKKGDVVKAVIVRTKSGARRADGSYIKFDENAAVIIREDKTPRGTRIFGPVARELREGGFMKIVSLAPEVL; this is translated from the coding sequence ATGATTCAAACAGAAACTCGTTTGAAAGTCGCAGACAACAGCGGTGCTCGCGAAATCTTGACTATCAAAGTTCTTGGTGGTTCAGGACGTAAATTTGCAAACATCGGTGATGTTATTGTGGCATCTGTAAAACAAGCTACTCCTGGTGGTGCGGTTAAAAAAGGTGACGTTGTAAAAGCTGTTATCGTTCGTACTAAATCAGGTGCTCGTCGTGCTGATGGTTCATACATCAAATTTGACGAAAACGCAGCAGTTATCATCCGTGAAGACAAAACTCCTCGCGGAACACGTATCTTTGGCCCAGTTGCACGTGAATTGCGTGAAGGTGGCTTCATGAAGATCGTGTCACTTGCTCCAGAAGTACTTTAA
- the rpsQ gene encoding 30S ribosomal protein S17 gives MERNNRKVLVGRVVSDKMDKTITVVVETKRNHPVYGKRINYSKKYKAHDENNVAKEGDIVRIMETRPLSATKRFRLVEVVEEAVII, from the coding sequence ATGGAACGCAATAATCGTAAAGTTCTTGTTGGACGTGTTGTATCTGACAAAATGGACAAGACAATCACAGTTGTAGTTGAAACAAAACGTAACCACCCAGTCTATGGTAAACGTATTAACTACTCTAAAAAATACAAAGCACATGATGAAAACAATGTTGCCAAAGAAGGTGATATCGTACGTATCATGGAAACTCGCCCGCTTTCAGCTACAAAACGTTTCCGTCTTGTAGAAGTTGTTGAAGAAGCGGTCATCATCTAA
- the rpmC gene encoding 50S ribosomal protein L29, producing MKLNEVKEFVKELRGLSQEELAKRENELKKELFELRFQAATGQLEQTARLKEVKKQIARIKTVQSEAK from the coding sequence ATGAAACTTAATGAAGTAAAAGAATTTGTTAAAGAACTTCGTGGTCTTTCTCAAGAAGAACTCGCGAAGCGCGAAAACGAATTGAAAAAAGAATTGTTTGAACTTCGTTTCCAAGCTGCTACTGGTCAATTGGAACAAACAGCTCGCTTGAAAGAAGTTAAAAAACAAATCGCTCGTATCAAAACAGTTCAATCTGAAGCGAAATAA
- the rplP gene encoding 50S ribosomal protein L16, with translation MLVPKRVKHRREFRGKMRGEAKGGKEVAFGEYGLQATTSHWITNRQIEAARIAMTRYMKRGGKVWIKIFPHKSYTAKAIGVRMGSGKGAPEGWVAPVKRGKVMFEVAGVSEEIAREALRLASHKLPVKCKFVKREAE, from the coding sequence ATGTTAGTACCTAAACGTGTTAAACACCGTCGTGAATTCCGTGGAAAAATGCGCGGTGAAGCAAAAGGTGGAAAAGAAGTAGCATTCGGTGAATACGGTCTTCAAGCTACAACTAGCCACTGGATCACTAACCGCCAAATCGAAGCTGCTCGTATCGCCATGACTCGTTACATGAAACGTGGTGGTAAAGTTTGGATTAAAATCTTCCCACACAAATCATACACTGCTAAAGCTATCGGTGTGCGTATGGGATCTGGTAAAGGGGCGCCTGAAGGTTGGGTAGCACCAGTTAAACGTGGTAAAGTGATGTTTGAAGTTGCTGGTGTATCTGAAGAGATCGCTCGCGAAGCGCTTCGTCTTGCAAGCCACAAATTGCCAGTTAAATGTAAATTCGTAAAACGTGAAGCAGAATAA
- the rpsC gene encoding 30S ribosomal protein S3, with amino-acid sequence MGQKVHPIGMRVGIIRDWDAKWYAEKEYADYLHEDLAIRKFVQKELADAAVSTIEIERAVNKVNVSLHTAKPGMVIGKGGANVDALRAKLNKLTGKQVHINIIEIKQPDLDAHLVGEGIARQLEQRVAFRRAQKQAIQRAMRAGAKGIKTQVSGRLNGADIARAEGYSEGTVPLHTLRADIDYAWEEADTTYGKLGVKVWIYRGEVLPARKNTKGGK; translated from the coding sequence GTGGGTCAAAAAGTACATCCAATTGGTATGCGTGTCGGCATCATCCGTGATTGGGATGCCAAATGGTATGCTGAAAAAGAATACGCGGATTACCTTCATGAAGATCTTGCAATCCGTAAATTCGTTCAAAAAGAATTGGCTGACGCAGCTGTTTCAACTATCGAAATTGAACGCGCAGTAAACAAAGTTAACGTTTCACTTCACACTGCTAAACCAGGTATGGTTATCGGTAAAGGTGGTGCTAACGTTGATGCACTCCGTGCAAAACTTAACAAATTGACTGGAAAACAAGTACACATCAACATCATCGAAATCAAACAACCTGATTTGGATGCTCACCTTGTAGGTGAAGGAATTGCTCGTCAATTGGAGCAACGTGTTGCTTTCCGTCGTGCACAAAAACAAGCAATCCAACGTGCAATGCGTGCTGGAGCTAAAGGAATCAAAACTCAAGTATCAGGTCGTTTGAACGGTGCAGATATCGCCCGTGCAGAAGGATACTCTGAAGGAACTGTTCCACTTCACACACTTCGTGCAGATATCGATTACGCTTGGGAAGAAGCAGACACAACATACGGTAAACTTGGTGTTAAAGTATGGATCTACCGTGGTGAAGTTCTTCCAGCTCGTAAAAACACTAAAGGAGGTAAATAA
- the rplV gene encoding 50S ribosomal protein L22, translated as MAEITSAKAMARTVRVSPRKSRLVLDNIRGKSVADAIAILTFTPNKAAEIILKVLNSAVANAENNFGLDKANLVVSEAFANEGPTMKRFRPRAKGSASPINKRTAHITVAVAEK; from the coding sequence ATGGCAGAAATTACTTCAGCTAAAGCAATGGCTCGTACAGTACGTGTTTCACCTCGTAAATCACGTCTTGTTCTTGACAATATCCGTGGTAAAAGCGTAGCCGATGCTATTGCAATCTTGACATTCACTCCAAACAAAGCTGCTGAAATCATCTTGAAAGTTTTGAACTCAGCTGTAGCTAACGCTGAAAACAACTTTGGTTTGGATAAAGCTAACTTGGTAGTATCTGAAGCATTCGCAAACGAAGGACCAACTATGAAACGTTTCCGTCCACGTGCGAAAGGTTCAGCTTCACCAATCAACAAACGTACAGCTCACATCACTGTGGCTGTTGCAGAAAAATAA